In Miscanthus floridulus cultivar M001 chromosome 5, ASM1932011v1, whole genome shotgun sequence, one genomic interval encodes:
- the LOC136451518 gene encoding auxin-responsive protein IAA1-like has product MSVETERSSTESSAASGLDFEDTALTLTLRLPGSAPAPPAVASLSSSSSSAFPDADRKCASSDADPDRSSLLAASSDAAPAPKARVVGWPPVRSYRKNALAGVAGSSKANQAAKFVKVAVDGAPYLRKVDLQAYAGYDQLLRALQDKFFSHFTIRKFADDERKLVDAVNGTEYVPTYEDKDGDWMLVGDVPWKMFVETCQRLRLMKGSEAVNLAPRAAR; this is encoded by the exons atgTCGGTGGAGACGGAGCGGAGCTCCACCGAGTCCTCCGCGGCCTCCGGGCTCGACTTCGAAGACACCGCGCTCACCCTCACCCTCCGCCTCCCGGGCTCCGCCCCCGCCCCCCCTGCCGTCGCCTCcttgtcctcgtcctcctcctctgccttCCCCGACGCCGACCGCAAGTGCGCCTCCTCCGACGCCGACCCCGACCGCTCCTCCCTGCTCGCCGCGTCCTCCGACGCTGCACCGGCACCCAA GGCGCGGGTGGTGGGGTGGCCGCCGGTGAGGTCGTACCGCAAGAACGCGCTCGCCGGCGTCGCGGGCTCCAGCAAGGCCAACCAGGCCGCCAAGTTCGTCAAGGTGGCCGTCGACGGCGCGCCCTATCTGCGGAAGGTGGACCTCCAGGCGTACGCCGGCTACGACCAGCTCCTCCGCGCGCTCCAGGACAAGTTCTTCTCCCACTTCACCATCA GGAAGTTCGCCGACGACGAGAGGAAGCTGGTGGACGCGGTGAACGGGACGGAGTACGTGCCCACGTACGAGGACAAGGATGGCGACTGGATGCTCGTCGGCGACGTCCCCTGGAA GATGTTTGTGGAAACCTGCCAGCGCCTTCGTCTGATGAAAGGTTCAGAGGCCGTTAACTTAG CACCAAGAGCTGCCCGatga